The stretch of DNA GGTTCTTCATAATCAAGTATACTTTGCATACTCCTGGAACAATAGTCGATAGTAATAATTAACTttgatattacattttatattttgtttgaATTTTAAAAGTTAGGTCTAGAAGTACAATTTTTGTTGAAAAGGAAACTACAATGATATAACATACTTAGCATGTACCGGTGACATTTCTTTTATATCAATTAGTCCAACTGGTTCATGTAATAATTTCTTATACAGGGCTAACGGAAACGGTAaatcaataataataaaattgtaaataaCTAGCCCACAAAGGATCCCgattaaaaaatacatattttcatCTTCAAATGAATCTTCACTGAACCAAATAACTCTGGTTTCCTCGTATTGCTTAAACATACCGTATTTAGGGTCAAGAATTTCTCTTAACAAAAGCATGAAAAATTCTTTCTTAACTCCACCTGCATCTTCTGCTTCCTCACCGTGAAATTTCACCTATACACAAGTATTTTAGTTATACTTTACGTATAAAATACACGAATTACATTTGCAATACTCACGCGAAGAGGTTTTTTCAAGTCGCTAGAGTTGTAACGGGACAATTCCAATAAAGTGTCCGCAACTATATTTTCACGCGATACATTTAACATCAAAAACGGGGCATGAACCGAGGAGTCAGAGAATGTATCAAAAAACATTTGATTCATTGCAGCCCGAGTTGCAGCTTCATTCATTGCTGATTGCATctaatataaatttataaagTTAGATATATGTAGTTTacagataaaaatataaaataaatttctatcATACCTGAATAGCTTGATCCGTTTCAAGTAATATAGTCTTAGCTTCAGCATCAAGAAGGAAAGGATAATGGCAAAATACTTTTTGGTACTGAAAAGAGGTTCATTACTTAAAGTCAAAATTtgattataataattaaatgtggtaattattcacttatttAGATTAGATTTACTAACAATTGTAACTgaataatttaaatatgtaaCTTACAGAAGAATCTTTATCTGAAATCCATTTTATATAATCTTGTCTAATATCTATGAGGTTCACTAATTCTGACAAATGAAATGTAGTATAAGGTACTATGTTGCCTTCATCACCTTCgttgtttaatttatttaataaatgtaaGAAATCTAAGACAACTTGAAGTGTCATATTCCACACAACAGCCTAGAAAAGAAACGCCTACGTTTTATAGCATGATAATAATAGTAAATGTATTGCCTCGTTAATATAGTAAATAATCCATGATTTTCTATTACCTTATTTGGTTTAGATTGCTTTACAAAATGCAGAACAACTGATTTGTGAATTCTAACTAATCTCTCAAAATAATGTGATGGTGCTTTAACCCACCATTTAGTCACAATTTCAAGAGCTTCTGGCTTTAATGCCAAAACGGCTTTACAGAATGGTTTATGTAATAAATTACAATTAAGTGGATTTGCAAACCCATGGTATAATGGCAGTATTAAGTAAATTCTTAAACATTCTGGACAATATATTCTAGATGTTGAATTAACAAAGGTGGGAATCAAATtctctgttatacaagtgaatatCTAAGGAGACAATAAATTCATTATTAtaacttcaaattttgaaatattcaaatttgtgtGAAACTACTGTTAGTATATACCAATTCTTGTATAGTATTGTTATCCAGTTCTTTAATAATTCCGAATAATCTACTTGCTTGCTCTAGATCCACACCATGAAGCTTACTTGAACATTCATAGTAGACGACattttgaattaaaaatgatccatTTATACAAGCTTGACTCTTAAACACCGTTTCTAAATATCTGTAAAAATAGTAATATGCACAATTTTataattcttattatgattTACGTCTCAAaaggaaattaaaattaaagaaactATTATAATCACATGCAAGATTCGTTATATTGCACACATTTGAAATAGCCTTAGGTACTAACTTTTCTACTCACGTCATTAGTTCATGATCAACTGGTGAACTTGGTGGTACTCGTTGACAAGCCATCAATTGTTCTTCAGTTATTTCAAGAATTCGATAACGTGGTTCTAAATTTCTACAATCATATGGTTCTACATTTTCctgtgaatatttgaaaacataGTACATAAATTATATTACTATTAATATAGAGTACATAAGAAATCTCCTGCATCATCTCCTAGTTTATCTCCAAAATGTAAAATCTCAGTTTGCAGCACTTGTGTTTTAATGTCaagtatttataaaaaaattcaaaatattttacatttccGTTTTTATAATTGCATATACTTATTATTTTAGATCATTCTTAAATAATTTGGTAGTCAACTTGTtaatgaataattaaaattatgtAATGTTTAAATAAACAAGTATAGATTTTGTGTAGTATTGCTTGATGtataaataacaattttaatataaatataaaatataaattaaagaaaatgaGCCACAAGCTGGATTTCTAAATTTGAATTATTTACATCTTAATAAAGTCATACCTACCTTCTGTGGAGCTACTGTAGCAAAACAATGATCTCCACCAGTGAAAATATGCTTAACAATGTAATTAGTTGCAGTAGCATTAAATTCCTTATCAACATCCATTATGGAAGAACCATTAGGCGCAACCCATGGTCCATGCACCACTTGTGGTGTAGGTACACTTCGTGTAATACGATTGCCTAATTGTCCTGCTCCACCTAAACCCCATGCATAAATTCTACCTCGCGACGGCACTAATGCCAATGTATGTCTTTTGCCACATGAGatcttaaatataaaattttcgcATAGTACAAAAATATGTACAACATAACAAAAATTTTTTTACTACATAAATTGAAATTATAAGTTATACCTGTGTAACTGTACTTCCCATAAGCTCCATAACTTGACGAGGCAAAATTTCATTTGTATTACTTCCATGTCCTAACTGACCATACATTCCTGCACCACAAGTAAATACACCACCATcctgaaataattattttacaaGAGTACAAAAAAGACtttttataatacaaataaaaatacTTACCACTGTTAAGAATACAGAAAATTCTTCTCCACATGCTGCATAACATACTTTTGCATTTTGTAAAGTCTGTAACTGGCAAGGGAGATTTCTGTCTTGTGTATCGTTTAACCCTAATTGA from Calliopsis andreniformis isolate RMS-2024a chromosome 2, iyCalAndr_principal, whole genome shotgun sequence encodes:
- the Herc4 gene encoding HECT and RLD domain containing E3 ubiquitin ligase 4 isoform X1, giving the protein MFCWGSTIHGELSLGGTEDEHVLTPREVDFEKAAEVEDVACGKNYTVIITRDGQIYSCGNNDYGQLGHEKGRRRLQLIPGLDAFVFKKAACGAYHTLAINEWGQMFSWGSNADGQLGLNSKNTVECTPRMVKTLGTSVIVQIACGANHALALTNNGELYSWGSNSEGQLGLGSDVKSEIKPKLISSIVAIPIGFIACGGYHSIAISKSGTVFGWGKNTFGQLGLNDTQDRNLPCQLQTLQNAKVCYAACGEEFSVFLTVDGGVFTCGAGMYGQLGHGSNTNEILPRQVMELMGSTVTQISCGKRHTLALVPSRGRIYAWGLGGAGQLGNRITRSVPTPQVVHGPWVAPNGSSIMDVDKEFNATATNYIVKHIFTGGDHCFATVAPQKENVEPYDCRNLEPRYRILEITEEQLMACQRVPPSSPVDHELMTYLETVFKSQACINGSFLIQNVVYYECSSKLHGVDLEQASRLFGIIKELDNNTIQELIFTCITENLIPTFVNSTSRIYCPECLRIYLILPLYHGFANPLNCNLLHKPFCKAVLALKPEALEIVTKWWVKAPSHYFERLVRIHKSVVLHFVKQSKPNKAVVWNMTLQVVLDFLHLLNKLNNEGDEGNIVPYTTFHLSELVNLIDIRQDYIKWISDKDSSYQKVFCHYPFLLDAEAKTILLETDQAIQMQSAMNEAATRAAMNQMFFDTFSDSSVHAPFLMLNVSRENIVADTLLELSRYNSSDLKKPLRVKFHGEEAEDAGGVKKEFFMLLLREILDPKYGMFKQYEETRVIWFSEDSFEDENMYFLIGILCGLVIYNFIIIDLPFPLALYKKLLHEPVGLIDIKEMSPVHAKSMQSILDYEEPDFEEVFCLNFEVVREAFGEKRIYELIPGGSKVPVTLKNKKQFVDLYVDYILNKSVERHFREFHKGFHKVCGGRVLELFHSHELMAVVVGNEDYDWEELEKNATYKEGYTKNDPTIVLFWQVFRELTLEEKKKFLLFLTGSDRIPIQGMKAIKITIQPMSDERALPVAHTCFNLLDLPRYQTRERLRYKLLQAIQQTHGFSLV
- the Herc4 gene encoding HECT and RLD domain containing E3 ubiquitin ligase 4 isoform X2 codes for the protein MFCWGSTIHGELSLGGTEDEHVLTPREVDFEKAAEVEDVACGKNYTVIITRDGQIYSCGNNDYGQLGHEKGRRRLQLIPGLDAFVFKKAACGAYHTLAINEWGQMFSWGSNADGQLGLNSKNTVECTPRMVKTLGSDVKSEIKPKLISSIVAIPIGFIACGGYHSIAISKSGTVFGWGKNTFGQLGLNDTQDRNLPCQLQTLQNAKVCYAACGEEFSVFLTVDGGVFTCGAGMYGQLGHGSNTNEILPRQVMELMGSTVTQISCGKRHTLALVPSRGRIYAWGLGGAGQLGNRITRSVPTPQVVHGPWVAPNGSSIMDVDKEFNATATNYIVKHIFTGGDHCFATVAPQKENVEPYDCRNLEPRYRILEITEEQLMACQRVPPSSPVDHELMTYLETVFKSQACINGSFLIQNVVYYECSSKLHGVDLEQASRLFGIIKELDNNTIQELIFTCITENLIPTFVNSTSRIYCPECLRIYLILPLYHGFANPLNCNLLHKPFCKAVLALKPEALEIVTKWWVKAPSHYFERLVRIHKSVVLHFVKQSKPNKAVVWNMTLQVVLDFLHLLNKLNNEGDEGNIVPYTTFHLSELVNLIDIRQDYIKWISDKDSSYQKVFCHYPFLLDAEAKTILLETDQAIQMQSAMNEAATRAAMNQMFFDTFSDSSVHAPFLMLNVSRENIVADTLLELSRYNSSDLKKPLRVKFHGEEAEDAGGVKKEFFMLLLREILDPKYGMFKQYEETRVIWFSEDSFEDENMYFLIGILCGLVIYNFIIIDLPFPLALYKKLLHEPVGLIDIKEMSPVHAKSMQSILDYEEPDFEEVFCLNFEVVREAFGEKRIYELIPGGSKVPVTLKNKKQFVDLYVDYILNKSVERHFREFHKGFHKVCGGRVLELFHSHELMAVVVGNEDYDWEELEKNATYKEGYTKNDPTIVLFWQVFRELTLEEKKKFLLFLTGSDRIPIQGMKAIKITIQPMSDERALPVAHTCFNLLDLPRYQTRERLRYKLLQAIQQTHGFSLV